One Niabella beijingensis DNA window includes the following coding sequences:
- the purL gene encoding phosphoribosylformylglycinamidine synthase subunit PurL translates to MEITVKTAEQLRLTKEEFELIRKKLGRTPNFNELCAFSAMWSEHCSYKNSIKWLKTLPRDGGRMLVAAGEENAGLMDIGDGLGVVFKIESHNHPSALEPFQGAATGVGGIHRDIFTMGARPIAALNSLRFGKLNEAKTQHLLAGVVHGIGHYGNCFGVPTVGGEIYFDQCYHTNPLVNAMSVGIVKAGGTVSATAEGKGNPVVFVGSATGKDGIGGASFASADITSESVQELPAVQVGDPFQEKKLLEACLEVIQTGAVVGMQDMGAAGIICSTAEMSAKGGVGMRIDLDKVPTRQKDMKAWELLLSESQERMLLVAEKGREDEVIAVFEKWDLPAAVIGEVTDNGLLDFYMNGQLEASVPAEELVLGGGAPQYDREYREPAYLEQIRAFDGTSITEPADLKAVAEQLVTLPSIASKRWIYNQYDSMVGTVNTSTNAPSDAAVVTIKGTKKGLGITTDCNSRYVHADPYKGTMIAVSEAARNLVCSGAQPLGVTNCLNFGNPYDPEVYYQFVNAIKGMGDACRKFDTPVTGGNVSFYNQNPDGPVNPTPTIGMVGLLEDIGNKMTLDFKQEGDVIYVLGKQPEDLGSSEYLYHVHGVTHSPAPYFELEEEFALQQALAGLISDQVIASAHDISEGGLLITLLESGFGRGLGFSIKTSGSIRKDAALFGEAQSRVVVSVAADKAAVFEQQAGVVFEKIGTVNAGALQVNGEDWGTISAWKDKYDTAIESYLAKEAATEAMGGL, encoded by the coding sequence ATGGAAATTACTGTAAAAACCGCAGAACAACTGCGTTTGACAAAAGAAGAATTTGAACTGATCCGGAAAAAACTGGGACGTACGCCCAATTTTAATGAGCTATGTGCCTTTTCCGCCATGTGGAGTGAACACTGCAGTTATAAGAATTCCATTAAATGGCTGAAGACCCTTCCGCGCGATGGCGGCCGCATGCTGGTAGCGGCAGGTGAGGAAAATGCAGGACTGATGGACATCGGCGACGGATTAGGGGTTGTATTTAAGATCGAATCACATAATCACCCCTCGGCACTGGAGCCCTTTCAGGGTGCGGCTACCGGGGTGGGTGGTATCCACCGGGATATTTTTACCATGGGTGCCCGTCCGATCGCGGCGCTCAACTCCCTGCGTTTCGGAAAGCTGAATGAGGCTAAGACCCAACACCTGCTGGCAGGAGTGGTGCACGGCATCGGGCATTACGGCAACTGTTTCGGCGTACCCACTGTTGGGGGTGAAATTTATTTTGACCAGTGCTATCATACCAACCCGCTGGTGAACGCCATGAGCGTGGGCATTGTAAAAGCAGGAGGAACCGTTTCTGCCACAGCAGAAGGAAAAGGAAACCCGGTTGTTTTTGTGGGCAGTGCCACCGGGAAGGATGGCATCGGCGGCGCTTCCTTTGCTTCTGCGGATATTACCTCGGAGAGCGTACAGGAATTACCTGCGGTACAGGTGGGCGACCCCTTCCAGGAAAAGAAATTGCTGGAGGCCTGCCTGGAAGTGATCCAGACCGGTGCTGTGGTAGGCATGCAGGATATGGGTGCTGCAGGTATCATCTGCTCTACCGCAGAAATGAGCGCAAAGGGCGGTGTGGGAATGCGCATCGACCTGGATAAAGTGCCTACCCGCCAGAAAGATATGAAGGCCTGGGAACTGTTGCTGAGTGAAAGCCAGGAGCGCATGCTGCTGGTGGCGGAGAAAGGAAGGGAGGATGAAGTGATCGCGGTATTTGAAAAATGGGACCTGCCCGCAGCGGTGATCGGTGAGGTTACCGATAACGGACTGCTGGATTTTTATATGAACGGGCAACTGGAAGCCTCCGTACCCGCTGAAGAGCTGGTACTGGGGGGCGGTGCACCGCAATACGACCGGGAATACCGGGAACCGGCTTACCTGGAGCAGATCCGGGCATTTGATGGTACCTCCATTACTGAACCGGCAGACCTGAAAGCCGTTGCCGAACAGCTGGTGACCCTGCCTTCGATAGCGTCTAAGCGCTGGATCTATAACCAGTACGACAGCATGGTGGGTACTGTGAACACCTCTACCAATGCGCCTTCCGATGCAGCGGTGGTTACCATAAAAGGCACCAAAAAAGGACTGGGCATTACTACCGATTGTAACAGCCGTTATGTACACGCTGATCCTTATAAAGGTACCATGATCGCGGTGAGCGAAGCTGCCCGCAACCTGGTGTGCAGCGGTGCTCAGCCACTGGGTGTGACCAACTGTCTGAATTTCGGAAATCCCTATGATCCCGAAGTGTACTACCAGTTTGTAAATGCGATAAAAGGAATGGGAGATGCCTGCCGGAAATTTGATACACCCGTTACCGGTGGCAATGTTAGCTTTTACAACCAGAACCCGGACGGCCCGGTAAATCCCACACCTACTATTGGTATGGTGGGGCTGCTGGAAGATATTGGAAATAAAATGACGCTCGATTTCAAGCAGGAAGGGGATGTGATCTACGTATTGGGAAAACAGCCTGAAGATCTTGGAAGCTCCGAATACCTGTACCATGTTCATGGTGTAACGCATTCGCCGGCCCCTTATTTTGAGCTGGAAGAAGAGTTTGCCCTTCAGCAGGCGCTCGCCGGACTGATCAGTGATCAGGTGATCGCTTCTGCGCATGATATAAGCGAGGGCGGTCTGCTGATCACGTTGCTGGAAAGCGGTTTTGGCCGCGGACTTGGATTCAGCATTAAAACCAGCGGTTCCATCCGGAAAGATGCTGCTTTGTTTGGCGAAGCCCAGAGCCGTGTGGTGGTAAGTGTTGCAGCGGATAAGGCTGCTGTATTTGAGCAGCAGGCCGGTGTTGTTTTTGAAAAGATCGGAACCGTAAACGCCGGAGCGCTTCAGGTAAACGGCGAAGACTGGGGAACGATCAGTGCATGGAAAGATAAATATGACACGGCGATAGAAAGCTATCTTGCAAAAGAAGCAGCAACGGAAGCAATGGGAGGATTGTAG
- the proC gene encoding pyrroline-5-carboxylate reductase, producing the protein MNIAIIGGGNLGTAIAEGLIKSKFCKAEAITVTKRNPATLKELEKKGVKISNDNSAAVKQSDLVILAVKPFQVAAVIEGFKKQLTAKHTVVSVITGVSLTDLQEMVKKDLPVFRAMPNTAIAIQESITCISYANATEKQAAYVVDMFNTLGKVALIDEKLMDAATVLGACGTAFALRYIRANIQAGIEIGFDAKTANLIAAQTAKGAAELLLKNGSHPEQEIDKVTTPKGCTIVGLNEMEHRGFSSSLIRGVIASYKKIAKD; encoded by the coding sequence ATGAACATAGCGATCATCGGTGGCGGAAATCTTGGAACCGCAATTGCGGAAGGACTGATTAAAAGTAAATTCTGTAAGGCGGAAGCGATCACGGTCACCAAGCGGAATCCAGCAACACTGAAAGAACTGGAGAAAAAAGGCGTAAAAATCAGTAACGATAATTCCGCAGCTGTGAAGCAGAGCGATCTGGTGATCCTGGCGGTAAAACCCTTCCAGGTGGCTGCGGTTATTGAAGGATTTAAAAAACAACTGACTGCAAAACACACGGTAGTATCCGTGATCACAGGTGTTTCCCTGACAGATCTCCAGGAGATGGTAAAAAAGGACCTGCCTGTTTTCCGTGCCATGCCCAATACAGCCATTGCCATCCAGGAAAGCATCACCTGTATCAGCTATGCCAACGCGACGGAAAAGCAGGCCGCTTATGTAGTAGATATGTTCAATACCCTGGGCAAGGTAGCGCTGATCGATGAAAAGCTGATGGATGCCGCTACGGTGCTGGGAGCCTGCGGAACCGCTTTTGCATTGCGCTATATCCGTGCCAATATCCAGGCCGGTATCGAGATCGGCTTTGATGCAAAAACGGCGAACCTGATCGCCGCACAAACGGCAAAAGGCGCTGCGGAGCTGCTGCTCAAAAATGGCAGTCACCCCGAGCAGGAAATTGATAAAGTGACCACACCAAAAGGCTGTACCATCGTAGGGCTCAACGAAATGGAACATCGCGGGTTCAGCTCTTCGCTCATCCGCGGGGTAATTGCCAGCTATAAGAAGATCGCAAAGGATTAA
- a CDS encoding CTP synthase, which produces MAKYVFVTGGVSSSLGKGIIAASLAKLLQARGLRVTIQKFDPYINIDPGTLNPYEHGECYVTEDGAETDLDLGHYERFLNIFTSQANNVTTGRIYQTVINKEREGAYLGKTVQVVPHITNEIKRRMMELGTTGEYDIVITEIGGTIGDIESLPFVEAIRQLQWELPDEDTVVIHLTLVPYLKAAKELKTKPTQHSVRMLSQEGVRPDIIVCRTEKPLTPELRRKIALFCNVRQDAVIESADQSTIYEVPMAMLRERLDLTALKIMGITDFKEPELGRWRAFLDKVKYPKSVVRIGLIGKYLELQDAYKSILEAFVHAGAVNECQVQIVNVHSEYITPENVAEKLSGLEGLLVAPGFGLRGVEGKITAVQYARENGLPFFGICLGMQMAAIEFARNVLGLKGANSTEMDENAQDPVIDLMESQKNITEKGGTMRLGSYACELKEGSLAAAIYGTQHITERHRHRWEFNNNYLEAFENAGMVASGKNPESGLVEVIELPSHPFFVGVQFHPELKSTVENPHPVFVKFVEAAVEHAAANSIPAKKSDTVNVDL; this is translated from the coding sequence ATGGCTAAGTATGTATTTGTAACCGGAGGGGTGTCCTCCTCATTAGGAAAAGGAATTATTGCCGCGTCGCTGGCAAAACTGTTGCAGGCGAGGGGACTGAGGGTTACGATACAGAAATTTGATCCGTACATCAATATCGATCCGGGTACCCTGAATCCTTACGAGCACGGGGAATGCTATGTGACGGAAGACGGCGCGGAAACCGATCTGGACCTGGGCCATTACGAGCGTTTTCTGAACATCTTTACTTCACAGGCGAACAATGTGACCACCGGCCGTATTTATCAGACCGTGATCAATAAAGAGCGGGAAGGGGCCTACCTGGGCAAAACGGTACAGGTAGTGCCGCATATCACCAATGAGATCAAACGCCGCATGATGGAGCTGGGCACCACCGGCGAATATGATATTGTGATCACGGAGATCGGCGGAACCATCGGTGATATTGAAAGCCTGCCTTTTGTGGAGGCCATACGGCAGCTGCAATGGGAGCTGCCCGATGAAGATACCGTGGTAATTCACCTTACACTGGTTCCCTACCTCAAAGCAGCAAAAGAATTAAAAACCAAGCCCACACAGCACAGTGTGCGCATGCTGAGCCAGGAAGGAGTGCGGCCGGATATCATCGTATGCCGGACCGAAAAACCCCTTACCCCTGAATTGCGCCGGAAGATAGCGCTGTTCTGTAATGTGCGGCAGGATGCGGTGATCGAATCTGCAGATCAGTCGACCATTTATGAAGTGCCGATGGCCATGCTTCGTGAACGGCTGGACCTTACGGCACTTAAGATCATGGGCATCACCGATTTTAAAGAACCGGAACTGGGGCGCTGGCGTGCGTTCCTCGATAAAGTAAAATATCCCAAGTCAGTAGTGCGTATCGGGCTGATCGGGAAATACCTGGAACTTCAGGATGCCTATAAATCCATCCTGGAAGCCTTTGTGCATGCCGGTGCGGTGAACGAATGCCAGGTGCAGATCGTGAATGTGCACAGCGAATACATCACTCCGGAAAATGTAGCAGAAAAACTGAGCGGGCTGGAAGGGCTGCTGGTGGCGCCGGGTTTTGGCCTCCGTGGTGTGGAAGGAAAAATAACAGCCGTGCAGTATGCACGTGAGAACGGGCTGCCGTTCTTTGGGATCTGCCTGGGAATGCAGATGGCCGCCATAGAATTTGCCCGGAATGTGCTGGGACTGAAGGGGGCTAACTCAACAGAGATGGATGAAAATGCGCAGGATCCGGTGATCGATCTGATGGAAAGTCAGAAAAACATCACGGAAAAGGGCGGTACGATGCGCCTGGGGTCCTATGCCTGTGAGCTTAAGGAAGGCAGTCTGGCTGCAGCCATTTATGGCACACAGCATATTACTGAGCGCCACCGCCACCGCTGGGAGTTCAACAACAACTACCTGGAAGCCTTTGAAAATGCCGGTATGGTAGCCAGCGGAAAGAACCCCGAAAGTGGTCTTGTGGAAGTAATTGAATTGCCCTCACATCCCTTCTTTGTCGGTGTCCAGTTCCACCCCGAATTAAAGAGCACTGTGGAAAACCCGCATCCGGTTTTTGTTAAGTTTGTGGAGGCTGCAGTAGAGCATGCAGCGGCCAACAGCATCCCGGCCAAGAAAAGCGATACGGTAAATGTTGATTTATAA
- the yidC gene encoding membrane protein insertase YidC has protein sequence MNFDRNTIIGFGLLAVLFFFYFYYNNLQQGEHQKQQAKQDSIANALKPKLDTAAMRLDSIRADSQRHVASAGMFVSAAQGAEQLVTVENEVFKIAFTNKGGQPKYVELKKFKNAMDSQHVRLAATDFNKISYAINTAANQSAQTADLYFSNGRVEPGPSGSKLVTFELKGGDSTSGAGAITHQFIIYPNDYKIDFNIGLLQPGSLLSQNTMNMVWQYDAAQQESDIEFEKQNTQIGYMENGNFDYHTIGRKDHVNFEKSVNWIGIRQRFFNTFLVAKDNFAGGKISWSIPPDANKEVVKSTANMQLKVPAGNAANVAMSIYYGPADFNILKKYDNGFSKMVNLGQGMYAFVRPLNQYVIIPVFNAMKSFVTNYGIVIALLTLVIRLLISPLTYKSYLSGAKMKALRPEIATLKEKFGTDQQAMSMEQMKLFREAGVNPLGGCIPALFQIPIFFALYSFFNSSVDLRGADFLWSHDLSAFDAPLNFGVHIPLLGSHLSLFTITATVTSLLISIYSMSMSPDQSNPMMKYMPYIFPVFLLFIFNRLPSALTWYYTVSNLITLALQFVIQNYIIDHDKILTRIQENRKKPKTKSKWQERLEQMQEQQKQMQDQRKKK, from the coding sequence ATGAATTTTGACCGGAATACGATCATCGGGTTTGGACTTTTAGCGGTACTCTTCTTCTTTTATTTCTACTACAATAATCTGCAGCAGGGAGAACACCAGAAGCAGCAGGCCAAACAGGATTCCATCGCCAATGCACTGAAACCAAAGCTGGATACTGCTGCCATGCGGCTGGATTCCATCCGCGCCGATTCCCAGCGGCATGTGGCCAGTGCCGGAATGTTTGTGAGTGCGGCACAGGGCGCCGAGCAACTGGTGACAGTGGAGAACGAAGTGTTTAAGATCGCTTTTACCAACAAAGGCGGACAGCCGAAATATGTAGAGCTTAAGAAATTTAAAAATGCGATGGACAGCCAGCACGTGCGGCTGGCGGCCACCGATTTTAATAAGATCAGCTATGCGATCAATACTGCGGCCAACCAGAGCGCCCAGACGGCCGATCTGTATTTCAGCAACGGAAGGGTAGAGCCGGGACCTTCCGGATCAAAACTGGTGACATTTGAATTGAAAGGAGGAGACAGCACATCAGGTGCCGGCGCTATCACGCACCAGTTCATTATCTATCCCAACGACTACAAGATCGATTTTAATATCGGTCTGTTGCAGCCCGGCAGCCTGTTGTCACAAAATACCATGAATATGGTTTGGCAGTATGATGCCGCCCAACAGGAGTCCGATATTGAGTTTGAAAAACAGAATACACAGATCGGCTATATGGAGAATGGTAATTTCGATTATCACACCATCGGCCGCAAAGACCACGTGAATTTTGAAAAGAGTGTGAACTGGATCGGCATCCGCCAGCGCTTCTTTAATACCTTCCTGGTGGCCAAGGATAATTTTGCCGGTGGCAAGATCTCCTGGTCCATACCTCCGGATGCCAACAAGGAAGTGGTAAAAAGCACGGCCAATATGCAATTAAAAGTGCCTGCCGGCAATGCTGCCAATGTAGCCATGAGCATTTACTACGGACCTGCTGATTTTAATATCCTTAAGAAATACGATAACGGCTTCAGCAAAATGGTTAATCTCGGACAGGGCATGTATGCCTTTGTACGGCCGCTCAACCAGTATGTGATCATCCCCGTATTCAATGCGATGAAGAGCTTTGTGACCAATTACGGTATTGTAATTGCGTTGCTGACACTGGTGATCCGACTGCTCATTTCACCGCTTACCTATAAGAGCTACCTGAGTGGCGCCAAGATGAAGGCACTGCGGCCGGAGATCGCCACATTGAAAGAAAAATTCGGAACCGACCAGCAGGCGATGAGTATGGAGCAGATGAAACTCTTCAGGGAGGCCGGGGTTAACCCGCTGGGAGGCTGTATTCCGGCATTGTTCCAGATCCCGATCTTCTTTGCGCTGTACAGCTTCTTTAATTCCAGCGTAGACCTGAGGGGAGCGGATTTCTTATGGTCGCACGACCTGTCGGCCTTTGATGCGCCCCTCAACTTTGGTGTTCACATACCATTGCTGGGCAGTCACCTCAGCCTGTTTACCATTACGGCTACCGTCACCAGCTTGCTGATCTCAATTTACAGTATGAGTATGTCGCCCGATCAGAGCAACCCGATGATGAAATACATGCCGTATATTTTCCCGGTATTCCTGCTGTTTATCTTCAACAGGCTGCCTTCGGCACTTACCTGGTATTATACGGTGTCCAACCTCATTACGCTGGCATTGCAGTTTGTGATACAGAATTATATCATCGATCACGACAAGATCCTCACGCGGATACAGGAAAACCGCAAAAAGCCAAAGACTAAATCCAAGTGGCAGGAGCGGCTGGAACAGATGCAGGAGCAGCAAAAGCAAATGCAGGATCAGCGGAAGAAAAAATAG
- a CDS encoding DNA polymerase III subunit gamma/tau — translation MDKFIVSARKYRPQTFDTVVGQAHITTTLKNAIKQNQLAHAFLFCGPRGVGKTTCARILAKTINCEHPTPDGEACNECNSCVSFNQGTSLNIHELDAASNNSVDDIRTLVDQVRFAPQAGRYKVYIIDEVHMLSSSAFNAFLKTLEEPPPYAIFILATTEKHKILPTILSRCQIFDFKRITTNDTVEHLEAICEKEGVNAEKAALQTIAQKSEGCMRDALSIMDKIVSFTNGELNYTNTLEHLNILDEDYYFKLLDHMLQQDLSSAMLLYDDINRKGFEGDLVLNGFAAFIRNLLVSKDEKVVALLDTVESFKQKYLETAKNTPASFLISALNILNESEINYRAARNKRLHVELTLIKLCYLQQAMELAAGDAGLVKKKIADKAVAVPFRNIQPVLARSATLKETVPATTPAPQASRLIIEEPAPRPVAPVPPVQKEPASSRKISSLEKLRQQFKDTHVEQVDQPLTQETLQEAWDAFIVLLKENKNSAAQSFDLAQLKVLDDNSFYVYTANAIEYRFIESCKTQTSEFLQQRLSNTQLQFYITKRENVEVTGNNDPKPLTAVQQYQKMIEKYPLVKELKEKLKMELDR, via the coding sequence ATGGATAAATTTATTGTTTCGGCGCGCAAATACAGACCCCAGACCTTTGATACGGTTGTAGGACAGGCACATATCACCACTACATTAAAAAATGCCATTAAACAGAACCAGCTAGCACATGCGTTCCTGTTCTGTGGTCCCCGCGGAGTAGGTAAGACCACCTGTGCCCGGATTCTGGCCAAAACCATCAACTGCGAACATCCCACCCCGGATGGTGAGGCCTGTAACGAATGCAACTCCTGTGTATCCTTTAACCAGGGCACTTCATTGAATATCCACGAACTGGATGCGGCGAGCAATAACTCCGTGGATGATATCCGGACTCTTGTAGACCAGGTGCGTTTTGCACCACAGGCCGGCCGCTACAAGGTATATATTATAGATGAGGTGCATATGTTGAGCTCTTCGGCCTTCAATGCGTTCCTGAAAACATTGGAGGAACCACCGCCTTATGCCATCTTTATCCTGGCCACCACCGAAAAGCACAAGATCCTGCCGACCATCCTCAGCCGTTGCCAGATCTTTGATTTCAAACGGATCACCACCAATGATACCGTAGAGCATCTGGAAGCGATCTGTGAGAAGGAAGGTGTAAACGCAGAGAAGGCGGCACTGCAGACCATTGCCCAGAAAAGCGAGGGCTGTATGCGCGATGCGCTGAGCATCATGGATAAGATCGTAAGTTTTACCAATGGTGAACTGAACTATACCAACACCCTGGAACATCTTAATATCCTGGATGAGGATTATTATTTCAAACTACTGGATCATATGCTGCAACAGGACCTTTCCTCGGCGATGCTGCTGTATGATGATATCAACCGGAAAGGATTTGAAGGTGACCTGGTACTGAACGGCTTTGCCGCATTTATCCGGAACCTCCTGGTGAGCAAGGATGAAAAAGTGGTGGCACTGCTGGATACCGTGGAGAGCTTTAAACAGAAATATCTCGAAACGGCAAAGAACACGCCGGCCTCCTTCCTGATCAGCGCACTGAATATATTGAACGAATCCGAGATCAATTACCGAGCTGCCCGCAATAAGCGGCTGCACGTGGAGCTGACGCTGATCAAGCTCTGTTACCTGCAACAGGCAATGGAACTGGCCGCCGGCGATGCCGGGCTGGTTAAAAAAAAAATAGCGGATAAAGCGGTTGCGGTCCCGTTCCGTAACATCCAACCCGTGCTGGCGAGATCCGCCACCTTAAAGGAAACAGTACCTGCCACTACACCGGCACCACAGGCCAGCCGGCTGATCATTGAAGAACCGGCACCGCGGCCGGTGGCTCCAGTTCCGCCGGTGCAAAAAGAGCCCGCCTCTTCAAGAAAGATCAGCAGCCTGGAAAAACTGCGGCAGCAATTCAAAGACACCCATGTAGAGCAGGTGGATCAGCCCCTGACACAGGAAACATTACAGGAAGCCTGGGATGCTTTTATCGTGTTATTAAAAGAAAACAAGAACTCGGCTGCCCAGAGCTTTGACCTGGCTCAGCTGAAAGTGCTCGATGACAATTCCTTTTATGTATATACGGCTAATGCGATCGAGTACCGGTTTATTGAAAGCTGTAAAACGCAAACGTCGGAGTTCCTGCAACAACGCCTTTCCAATACCCAGCTCCAGTTCTACATCACCAAACGGGAAAATGTGGAGGTGACCGGGAATAATGACCCCAAGCCACTTACGGCCGTACAGCAATACCAGAAAATGATTGAAAAATACCCGCTGGTAAAAGAGTTGAAAGAGAAACTAAAAATGGAACTGGACCGGTAG